One part of the Ornithodoros turicata isolate Travis chromosome 2, ASM3712646v1, whole genome shotgun sequence genome encodes these proteins:
- the LOC135384436 gene encoding uncharacterized protein K02A2.6-like has product MTTFGRIEPFEGGGDEWPSYVERLQAFFKANDVGNDKKRAIFFSSCGQKTYSLLRDLLKPAAPQDKSLDEVLEVLGKHYCPKPSEVVQRFRFNSRVRTKGESVSDFVAALKSLSEHCSFGSELENMLRDRVVCGIDNQEIQTRLLEQPSLTFKSAVQTALAMEAAKSDAGEICQASTSSSFPTHRVVSVGEVTCFRCGDGHLANQCKYASSICNFCRKRGHLARVCHSKHKKNTSAHKHFQEPAGRRSSPKGLRVKKVKTFGQRLFPVNAVGEDEDVETSSEVFDMWHLSDDALSPPPPFTVVVNVCDKPLPMEVDTGASVSVMSKNTFQELLPDVTVNPSKVLLRSYTGELSQVQGQANVCVQFCDKSAVLPLFLTGDRSPTLLGRNWIQQLGIGIADVQMNKCSLSDVKSLIHEYSEVFSNGLGQYKGPAATIHVLEGSLPKFFKPRPLPFALKEGVTQELQRLQRDGVLVPVKSSEWAAPIVPVPKKDGRVRVCGDFKVTVNPVTQLEKYPIPRIEDLWNTLSGGEKFTKLDLRDA; this is encoded by the coding sequence ATGACTACGTTTGGAAGAATCGAGCCCTTCGAAGGAGGGGGAGACGAGTGGCCGTCCTACGTTGAACGACTGCAGGCGTTTTTCAAGGCAAACGACGTTGGAAATGATAAGAAAAGGGCAATTTTCTTCAGCAGCTGTGGTCAGAAAACTTATTCATTGCTTCGCGACCTACTCAAGCCGGCAGCGCCACAGGACAAGTCGCTGGACGAGGTACTGGAAGTTCTTGGGAAACACTATTGTCCGAAGCCATCCGAGGTTGTCCAGAGGTTTCGCTTCAATTCACGAGTTCGAACGAAAGGCGAGTCCGTTAGTGACTTTGTTGCGGCATTGAAGAGCCTTTCCGAACATTGCAGTTTCGGCAGCGAACTTGAGAACATGTTGAGAGACCGTGTTGTTTGCGGAATTGATAATCAAGAAATTCAGACTAGGCTCTTGGAGCAACCCAGCCTCACGTTCAAAAGTGCAGTGCAGACTGCTTTGGCCATGGAAGCGGCGAAGAGTGACGCCGGAGAAATTTGTCAAGCGAGTACAAGTAGTTCGTTTCCGACGCATCGTGTCGTGTCCGTTGGTGAAGTCACCTGTTTTCGTTGTGGTGATGGACACCTGGCAAATCAGTGCAAATACGCTAGTAGCATTTGCAATTTCTGTCGCAAACGGGGGCATCTGGCGCGGGTGTGTCATTCAAAGCATAAGAAGAACACTTCTGCCCACAAGCATTTCCAAGAGCCAGCAGGCCGAAGATCATCTCCGAAGGGTCTACGTGTGAAAAAGGTTAAGACCTTTGGTCAACGCCTGTTTCCCGTGAACGCAGTTGGGGAAGATGAGGATGTTGAGACATCGTCGGAAGTGTTTGACATGTGGCATCTGTCTGACGACGCGTTGTCGCCACCACCGCCGTTCACCGTTGTGGTCAACGTCTGTGACAAGCCACTGCCTATGGAAGTGGACACGGGAGCGAGTGTGTCCGTGATGTCCAAGAACACCTTCCAGGAACTTTTACCGGATGTAACTGTCAATCCGTCGAAAGTTTTGTTGCGAAGTTACACTGGCGAGCTAAGCCAGGTGCAAGGACAAGCCAATGTTTGTGTACAGTTCTGTGACAAATCAGCAGTTCTTCCTTTATTTCTCACCGGGGATCGTTCTCCTACATTGCTGGGACGCAATTGGATTCAGCAGCTGGGAATTGGCATCGCAGATGTCCAAATGAACAAGTGTTCGCTTTCTGATGTGAAGAGTCTCATCCACGAATATTCTGAGGTATTCAGTAATGGTCTGGGGCAGTATAAAGGTCCAGCAGCCACAATTCATGTTCTTGAGGGCTCGTTGCCAAAGTTCTTTAAACCACGACCATTGCCATTCGCCTTGAAGGAGGGAGTCACCCAAGAACTTCAAAGATTGCAGCGGGATGGAGTGCTGGTCCCTGTGAAGTCATCAGAGTGGGCGGCTCCTATTGTCCCTGTACCAAAGAAGGATGGTCGCGTGAGAGTGTGTGGAGACTTTAAAGTTACCGTAAATCCAGTGACACAACTTGAGAAGTATCCAATTCCACGTATTGAAGACCTGTGGAATACACTTTCAGGAGGTGAGAAGTTTACCAAGTTGGACTTAAGGGATGCATAA